A region from the Dehalococcoides mccartyi CG5 genome encodes:
- a CDS encoding PIG-L deacetylase family protein, with protein sequence MSFKADVLVIMPHPDDAEFGAGGTIAKMTAEGKKVAYVVCTNGDKGTSDRNMIPSELVKIREEEQRQAAGVLGVSRVVFLGKPDQGLENTPELRKELVRQIRTFKPFTVITTDPYQRYLWWHRDHRQCGEAVMDAIFPYSRDHLAYPDLISEGLEPHKVTELLLSNPQEPNYQVDISQTAILKLKSISCHKSQGGGRMDEVISAMSEMGDLGKYTEIYPDAEKYVKTESFHRVDMWW encoded by the coding sequence ATGTCTTTCAAAGCAGATGTATTGGTTATCATGCCTCACCCGGATGATGCCGAATTTGGTGCGGGCGGAACTATTGCCAAAATGACCGCCGAGGGTAAAAAAGTGGCTTATGTGGTATGTACCAATGGGGATAAAGGCACTTCTGACCGCAATATGATACCGTCTGAACTGGTAAAAATACGAGAAGAAGAACAGCGGCAGGCGGCAGGTGTGCTGGGTGTCAGCCGGGTGGTTTTTTTGGGCAAACCTGACCAGGGGCTTGAAAATACGCCCGAACTGCGTAAGGAGCTGGTACGTCAGATACGCACTTTCAAACCATTTACCGTTATTACTACAGACCCGTACCAACGGTATCTCTGGTGGCATAGAGACCACCGCCAGTGCGGAGAAGCTGTTATGGATGCTATTTTCCCGTATTCGCGTGATCATCTGGCTTATCCGGACCTTATATCCGAAGGGCTTGAACCTCATAAAGTTACCGAGCTTCTGCTTTCGAACCCGCAAGAGCCGAATTATCAGGTAGATATCAGCCAGACCGCAATATTAAAACTAAAATCTATTTCCTGCCATAAAAGCCAGGGCGGCGGCAGAATGGACGAAGTTATTTCGGCTATGAGTGAAATGGGAGATCTGGGAAAATACACAGAGATATACCCTGATGCTGAAAAATATGTTAAGACCGAATCCTTCCACCGGGTGGATATGTGGTGGTAA
- a CDS encoding glycosyltransferase family 4 protein: protein MAKKKLNIALVSLHSCPLGQPGGRDTGGMNVYICELARSLGNSGYQVDIYTRAHDPRDDVWEFLAPNVRLIHIQAGPVEDMGKLAQYEHLESFVCGLEAFRKAEGIKYDLIHSHYWLSARAGLALSKLWEVPHLVMFHTLGKVKNRLMQAQVDPQLRLDAEQNIVHETDLIIAATQNEKNDLISLYQAEPDKIRVIPCGVNTRLFSITDRAEAEAELGLSAAPKALFVGRLEKLKGLDNLLKAVSLIEADMELLVVGGDEYSQGERNRLEKVAEELAISDKVKFYGSVKQDVLAKYYNAAKVCIIPSYYESFGMVILEAMACGTPVISGRVGVAPDIIRPGINGCLIPGNQPEQLALCLKEWLYQKIANHKAIRKIAEEYTWQSVSAQIESVYYGILDPETAGVL from the coding sequence TTGGCTAAAAAGAAATTAAATATTGCCCTTGTCAGCCTGCACAGCTGTCCTCTGGGGCAACCCGGAGGACGGGATACCGGCGGTATGAATGTGTATATCTGCGAGTTGGCGCGTTCTTTGGGAAATAGCGGTTACCAGGTTGATATTTATACCCGTGCCCATGACCCCCGTGATGACGTTTGGGAGTTTTTAGCCCCCAATGTTCGGCTTATTCACATTCAGGCCGGGCCGGTAGAAGATATGGGAAAGCTGGCTCAGTATGAGCATCTGGAAAGCTTTGTTTGCGGGCTGGAGGCATTCCGTAAGGCTGAAGGTATTAAATATGATCTCATCCACAGTCATTACTGGCTGTCTGCCAGAGCAGGGCTGGCGTTAAGCAAACTCTGGGAAGTGCCCCATCTGGTTATGTTTCACACGCTGGGAAAGGTTAAAAACCGTTTGATGCAGGCACAGGTTGACCCCCAGCTTCGGCTGGATGCCGAACAAAATATAGTACACGAAACAGACTTGATAATAGCCGCTACTCAAAATGAAAAAAATGACCTGATATCTCTATATCAGGCTGAACCAGATAAAATAAGGGTAATCCCATGCGGGGTAAATACAAGGCTTTTTTCCATCACTGACCGGGCTGAGGCTGAGGCAGAATTGGGGCTTTCCGCCGCCCCCAAAGCGTTATTTGTGGGGAGGCTGGAGAAACTTAAGGGGCTGGATAATCTGCTCAAGGCGGTTTCACTGATTGAGGCTGATATGGAGCTTCTGGTGGTTGGCGGTGATGAATATAGCCAAGGTGAAAGAAACAGGCTGGAAAAAGTGGCGGAAGAGCTGGCTATTTCAGATAAAGTGAAATTTTACGGGTCGGTCAAACAGGACGTCCTGGCAAAATATTATAATGCCGCCAAAGTTTGTATAATCCCATCGTATTATGAAAGCTTTGGCATGGTTATACTGGAAGCTATGGCTTGTGGTACTCCGGTTATCAGCGGCAGAGTAGGGGTTGCTCCTGATATCATTCGTCCGGGTATAAACGGTTGCCTTATCCCCGGTAATCAACCCGAACAACTGGCACTCTGCCTGAAGGAATGGCTTTACCAAAAAATCGCTAACCATAAGGCTATACGTAAAATAGCAGAAGAATATACATGGCAGTCTGTGTCCGCTCAAATAGAGTCTGTATATTATGGTATTTTAGACCCTGAAACAGCAGGGGTTCTATAG
- a CDS encoding GNAT family N-acetyltransferase — protein MVYIFKELGLEELSRNFDASQNGLNVANPFIHPGWQSVWQKCFSPSDRQICGLVTSETETIGLIALRINNGVARFIADGSVFDYLDFMVKPGHQLGYFELLMKLLKQKQVEILELESLTSRSEAYNYLLPMAKEKGFQIICEQADVSPLLDLPADFDKYMSMLEPHQRHELKRKLRRLDEALTPRLEINTNPESVEILLEQMEQSHPEKALFLSPEMRCYFRQLAHWLAGQGYLRLVFLKTADTTLASLFCFDYNNIRYLYNSGYRPEYSHLSVGVLSKMLAVKDAIEKGYDAFDFLRGEEKYKFHLGGKSQPVYKCQINLNNQVQTVG, from the coding sequence GTGGTATATATTTTTAAAGAACTGGGACTTGAGGAATTAAGCCGTAATTTTGATGCCAGCCAAAACGGGTTGAATGTTGCCAACCCGTTTATCCACCCGGGCTGGCAGTCTGTCTGGCAGAAGTGTTTTTCACCGTCAGACCGGCAAATCTGCGGGTTGGTTACTAGTGAAACTGAAACCATAGGGTTGATAGCCTTGCGTATAAATAACGGAGTTGCCCGTTTTATAGCTGACGGAAGCGTTTTTGATTATCTGGATTTCATGGTTAAGCCCGGTCACCAGCTGGGATATTTTGAACTGCTGATGAAACTGCTGAAGCAGAAGCAGGTTGAGATATTGGAACTGGAAAGTTTGACTTCCCGTTCCGAAGCTTATAACTACCTGTTGCCTATGGCCAAAGAAAAAGGTTTTCAGATAATCTGCGAACAGGCAGATGTCTCGCCTCTGCTGGATCTGCCAGCTGACTTTGACAAGTATATGTCTATGCTGGAGCCGCACCAGCGCCACGAACTGAAACGTAAGCTGCGCCGTCTTGATGAAGCCTTGACGCCAAGGCTGGAAATAAATACCAACCCTGAAAGTGTAGAAATCTTGCTTGAGCAGATGGAACAAAGCCACCCCGAAAAGGCACTTTTCCTCAGCCCTGAAATGCGTTGTTATTTCAGGCAACTGGCACACTGGCTTGCCGGTCAGGGATATCTGCGTTTGGTATTTCTGAAGACAGCAGATACCACTCTGGCCAGTCTGTTTTGCTTTGACTATAATAATATAAGGTATTTGTATAATAGCGGGTATCGTCCTGAATATTCCCACCTGAGCGTGGGCGTGCTATCAAAAATGCTGGCTGTCAAAGATGCTATAGAAAAAGGATATGATGCCTTTGATTTTCTGCGGGGGGAAGAGAAGTACAAATTTCATCTGGGCGGAAAATCCCAGCCGGTTTACAAATGCCAAATAAATTTGAATAATCAGGTGCAAACTGTTGGCTAA